Proteins encoded together in one Cardiocondyla obscurior isolate alpha-2009 linkage group LG07, Cobs3.1, whole genome shotgun sequence window:
- the Mpcp1 gene encoding solute carrier family 25 member 3 isoform X2, with product MIEACQPLSLFREFLIDEGCLFSQVNRNAIMLSWIQEAAKMNPFSSPFTTAKCQPLENGLVANRNIVAASVVEDSCEFGSNHYFLLCGLGGILSCGLTHTGITPLDLVKCRIQVDPQKYKSVFNGFRVTFAEDGTRGLVKGWAPTFFGYSIQGMFKFGLYEVFKVQYAALAGEELSYEYRTSLYLISSASAEFFADIGLAPFEAAKVKIQTTPGYANTLRQAMPKMYADEGLSGFYKGLVPLWLRQIPYTMMKFACFERTVELLYKHVVPKPRSECTKSEQLVVTFAAGYIAGVFCAIVSHPADTVVSKLNQEKGATAGDVLKKLGFGGVWKGLGPRIVMIGTLTAAQWFIYDAVKVWLRMPRPPPPEMPESLKKKYGVA from the exons ATGATCGAAGCTTGCCAGCCTCTGTCACTCTTCCGCGAGTTTCTCATTGACGAGGGTTGTCTTTTCTCCCAG GTGAACAGGAACGCAATCATGTTATCCTGGATACAGGAAGCCGCGAAGATGAACCCGTTCTCGTCGCCGTTCACAACGGCCAAGTGCCAGCCGCTGGAGAACGGGCTCGTTGCCAACCGCAACATCGTCGCCGCCTCGGTCGTGGAAG ACAGTTGCGAGTTTGGATCCAATCACTATTTCTTACTATGCGGCCTTGGAGGCATTCTGTCCTGTGGCTTAACTCATACTGGCATCACACCCTTGGACTTAGTCAAATGCCGGATCCAGGTTGACCCGCAGAAATACAAGTCGGTGTTCAATGGATTTCGG GTAACTTTCGCCGAGGATGGCACCCGGGGACTGGTGAAAGGCTGGGCGCCCACCTTTTTCGGCTACTCGATTCAGGGAATGTTCAAGTTCGGTCTTTACGAAGTTTTCAAGGTTCAGTATGCAGCGCTGGCCGGCGAGGAGCTCTCCTATGAATATAGAACCTCTTTATACTTAATATCGTCGGCTTCGGCAGAATTTTTCGCCGACATCGGTCTAGCACCGTTCGAGGCTGCTAAG GTCAAGATACAAACTACGCCAGGGTATGCTAATACTTTGCGACAAGCAATGCCAAAGATGTATGCAGATGAGGGTCTGAGTGGTTTCTACAAGGGTTTGGTGCCGCTGTGGCTGCGCCAAATCCCGTACACGATGATGAAGTTTGCCTGCTTCGAGCGGACCGTCGAACTTCTGTACAAACACGTGGTGCCCAAGCCTAGGTCGGAATGTACCAAATCTGAGCAGTTAGTGGTCACGTTTGCAGCCGGCTACATCGCTGGCGTATTCTGCGCCATTGTATCTCATCCTGCTGACACG GTGGTATCGAAACTAAATCAAGAAAAGGGAGCAACCGCAGGCGATGTCTTAAAGAAGCTCGGCTTCGGTGGCGTGTGGAAGGGTCTGGGACCGAGAATCGTCATGATCGGTACTCTGACTGCCGCTCAGTGGTTCATCTACGACGCCGTGAAGGTCTGGCTGCGCATGCCACGTCCGCCACCACCCGAGATGCCGGAGTCCCTCAAGAAGAAGTACGGCGTGGCATAA
- the Mpcp1 gene encoding solute carrier family 25 member 3 isoform X1: MIEACQPLSLFREFLIDEGCLFSQVNRNAIMLSWIQEAAKMNPFSSPFTTAKCQPLENGLVANRNIVAASVVEGDSCEFGSNHYFLLCGLGGILSCGLTHTGITPLDLVKCRIQVDPQKYKSVFNGFRVTFAEDGTRGLVKGWAPTFFGYSIQGMFKFGLYEVFKVQYAALAGEELSYEYRTSLYLISSASAEFFADIGLAPFEAAKVKIQTTPGYANTLRQAMPKMYADEGLSGFYKGLVPLWLRQIPYTMMKFACFERTVELLYKHVVPKPRSECTKSEQLVVTFAAGYIAGVFCAIVSHPADTVVSKLNQEKGATAGDVLKKLGFGGVWKGLGPRIVMIGTLTAAQWFIYDAVKVWLRMPRPPPPEMPESLKKKYGVA, from the exons ATGATCGAAGCTTGCCAGCCTCTGTCACTCTTCCGCGAGTTTCTCATTGACGAGGGTTGTCTTTTCTCCCAG GTGAACAGGAACGCAATCATGTTATCCTGGATACAGGAAGCCGCGAAGATGAACCCGTTCTCGTCGCCGTTCACAACGGCCAAGTGCCAGCCGCTGGAGAACGGGCTCGTTGCCAACCGCAACATCGTCGCCGCCTCGGTCGTGGAAGGTG ACAGTTGCGAGTTTGGATCCAATCACTATTTCTTACTATGCGGCCTTGGAGGCATTCTGTCCTGTGGCTTAACTCATACTGGCATCACACCCTTGGACTTAGTCAAATGCCGGATCCAGGTTGACCCGCAGAAATACAAGTCGGTGTTCAATGGATTTCGG GTAACTTTCGCCGAGGATGGCACCCGGGGACTGGTGAAAGGCTGGGCGCCCACCTTTTTCGGCTACTCGATTCAGGGAATGTTCAAGTTCGGTCTTTACGAAGTTTTCAAGGTTCAGTATGCAGCGCTGGCCGGCGAGGAGCTCTCCTATGAATATAGAACCTCTTTATACTTAATATCGTCGGCTTCGGCAGAATTTTTCGCCGACATCGGTCTAGCACCGTTCGAGGCTGCTAAG GTCAAGATACAAACTACGCCAGGGTATGCTAATACTTTGCGACAAGCAATGCCAAAGATGTATGCAGATGAGGGTCTGAGTGGTTTCTACAAGGGTTTGGTGCCGCTGTGGCTGCGCCAAATCCCGTACACGATGATGAAGTTTGCCTGCTTCGAGCGGACCGTCGAACTTCTGTACAAACACGTGGTGCCCAAGCCTAGGTCGGAATGTACCAAATCTGAGCAGTTAGTGGTCACGTTTGCAGCCGGCTACATCGCTGGCGTATTCTGCGCCATTGTATCTCATCCTGCTGACACG GTGGTATCGAAACTAAATCAAGAAAAGGGAGCAACCGCAGGCGATGTCTTAAAGAAGCTCGGCTTCGGTGGCGTGTGGAAGGGTCTGGGACCGAGAATCGTCATGATCGGTACTCTGACTGCCGCTCAGTGGTTCATCTACGACGCCGTGAAGGTCTGGCTGCGCATGCCACGTCCGCCACCACCCGAGATGCCGGAGTCCCTCAAGAAGAAGTACGGCGTGGCATAA
- the LOC139104176 gene encoding uncharacterized protein — MSVIYKTSMNAISKFVPEKLQPLWKHPAGPQTIFFWAPAFKWGLVIAGLGDLQRPANKISVSQSCALGITGLIWTRYSLAITPKNWNLFSVNLFVAFTAIYQITRSLRYQQQQAALEAAKATPANASH; from the exons ATGTCGGTGATCTACAAGACCTCGATGAACGCCATCAGCAAGTTCGTGCCCGAGAAGCTGCAGCCTCTGTGGAAACATCCAGCTG gtccACAAACCATCTTCTTCTGGGCACCGGCCTTCAAATGG ggTCTAGTAATTGCCGGTCTTGGCGACTTGCAGAGGCCAGCGAACAAAATTTCGGTCAGCCAGTCTTGTGCCTTGGGTATCACAGGATTGATCTGGACTAGATATTCCTTGGCCATCACCCCAAAAAATTGGAACCTCTTTAGCGTGAACCTTTTCGTCGCGTTTACGGCTATATATCAAATAACGAGATCTCTGAg GTATCAGCAGCAGCAAGCAGCTCTGGAGGCAGCGAAGGCGACCCCGGCAAACGCTTCTCATTGA